A single window of Gossypium arboreum isolate Shixiya-1 chromosome 13, ASM2569848v2, whole genome shotgun sequence DNA harbors:
- the LOC108466130 gene encoding ABC transporter G family member 20-like codes for MEIEELPCEEHHQILDVHIAGSSYPPFVLSFKNLTYDVKVSTKSGFPFRWKKPNVSSGNTTKSLLRGISGEAKEGETMAILGASGSGKSTLIDALANRISKQSLKGSITLNGEVLDSDVLKVISAYVMQDDLLFPMLTVEETLMFSADFRLPRSVSKSKKKARVQALIDQLGLRNAAKTVIGDEGHRGVSGGERRRVSIGIDIIHDPILLFLDEPTSGLDSTSAFMVVKVLQRIAESGSVVIMSIHQPSSRILGLIDRLIILSQGRTLYSGSPSNLPQFFSDFGHPIPNNENPSEFALDLIRELEGTSSGTQILFEFNKSWKASSMDDNGGDDTISNRRYTLPLKDAIAKSISRGKLVFGGNGANHSSSVPSFANPFYIELMVLSKRLLTNSRRMPAKFAVRLGTIIVTGIVLATMFWQLDDSPAGAQERLGCISISIATIFFNCITEVPTFIQERYIFMRETAYNAYRRSSYVLARSLTHIPLLFNLSVTLSLITFWTVGLAGGVPGFLFFFVTILASFWAGSSFAAFISGLIPDVFLAFVSGIAIVSYFLFLCGFLVARDRLPKYWLWFHYISLVKYPYEAILQNEFLDPTKCFVLGVQLFDQSALATLPAPVKSELLKSLGRVVGRNITSSTCLTTGKDILKQQGIVELSKWKCVWVTVAWGFFFRILFYLTLLLGSKNKRK; via the coding sequence ATGGAGATTGAGGAATTACCTTGTGAAGAACATCATCAGATTTTAGACGTTCACATTGCCGGTAGTTCATACCCCCCTTTTGTTCTTTCCTTCAAAAACTTAACTTACGATGTCAAAGTTAGCACCAAATCTGGGTTTCCCTTTCGttggaagaaaccaaatgtttCTTCAGGAAATACAACAAAGAGCTTGCTCAGAGGCATCTCAGGTGAAGCGAAAGAAGGCGAAACAATGGCGATTTTAGGTGCAAGCGGGTCGGGTAAATCGACCCTGATTGATGCGCTTGCAAACCGGATTTCAAAGCAAAGCCTCAAAGGCTCCATCACTTTGAATGGGGAGGTCTTGGATTCCGACGTGTTGAAGGTGATTTCAGCTTATGTTATGCAAGATGATCTTTTGTTTCCGATGTTGACAGTGGAAGAGACGCTCATGTTTTCGGCCGACTTCCGGCTTCCTAGGTCGGTTTCCAAGTCGAAGAAGAAAGCTAGGGTTCAAGCTTTGATCGATCAACTAGGGTTGAGAAATGCAGCAAAGACTGTGATTGGCGATGAAGGTCATAGAGGTGTTTCGGGAGGTGAACGAaggcgagtttcaatcggtatcgATATAATTCATGATCCAATACTATTGTTTCTCGACGAACCGACTTCTGGGCTCGACTCAACTAGTGCGTTCATGGTTGTTAAGGTCCTTCAACGAATTGCAGAGAGTGGAAGCGTTGTAATAATGtcaattcatcaaccaagttCGAGGATTTTAGGACTCATTGATCGCTTGATAATCTTGTCACAAGGAAGAACATTATATAGCGGTTCTCCATCGAATCTCCCACAGTTCTTCAGTGATTTCGGGCACCCAATTCCAAACAACGAAAACCCATCCGAGTTCGCTCTTGATTTGATCCGTGAACTCGAAGGAACTTCCTCAGGAACCCAGATTTTATTCGAATTCAACAAGTCATGGAAAGCTTCATCAATGGATGATAATGGCGGCGATGATACTATTTCCAACAGACGATATACTCTTCCACTTAAAGACGCCATAGCCAAAAGCATTTCTCGTGGAAAGCTCGTCTTTGGCGGCAATGGTGCCAATCATTCATCATCAGTTCCATCTTTTGCCAATCCATTTTACATCGAACTGATGGTACTGTCAAAACGATTGTTAACAAACTCGAGACGGATGCCGGCGAAGTTCGCAGTCAGATTAGGGACGATAATTGTCACCGGAATCGTCCTCGCCACCATGTTTTGGCAGCTGGATGACTCCCCCGCCGGTGCTCAAGAGCGGTTAGGTTGTATATCCATTTCCATCGCCACAATCTTCTTCAACTGTATTACCGAAGTTCCCACTTTTATTCAAGAACGATACATTTTTATGCGAGAAACCGCATACAATGCTTATAGACGTTCTTCGTACGTTCTCGCTCGTTCTTTAACCCACATTCCATTACTATTCAACCTTTCGGTCACCTTGTCGTTGATAACCTTTTGGACCGTCGGCCTCGCCGGCGGCGTCCCCGGTTTTTTATTCTTCTTCGTGACAATTCTCGCCTCGTTTTGGGCCGGAAGTTCGTTTGCGGCGTTTATTTCAGGACTAATCCCCGATGTCTTCCTTGCCTTCGTTAGCGGCATCGCCATTGTCTCCTACTTCCTCTTCCTTTGTGGCTTCCTTGTGGCTCGAGATCGGTTACCTAAATACTGGCTATGGTTTCATTATATCTCATTGGTTAAATACCCATATGAAGCTATCTTGCAGAATGAGTTCCTTGATCCAACGAAATGCTTTGTTTTGGGCGTTCAACTCTTCGATCAGTCGGCACTTGCAACTCTGCCGGCGCCGGTGAAAAGTGAGCTTTTGAAGAGCTTGGGGCGTGTCGTGGGGAGGAATATAACGAGCTCAACGTGTTTAACAACGGGGAAAGATATTCTAAAGCAGCAAGGGATCGTGGAGTTAAGCAAATGGAAGTGTGTGTGGGTTACAGTTGCATGGGGCTTTTTCTTTAGGATTTTATTCTATTTAACATTGTTGCTTGGGAGTAAGAACAAGAGGAAGTAA